The Merismopedia glauca CCAP 1448/3 genomic sequence GGGTAGCATCGGAAAATCCTAAGTTGTCTGCGGATAAAGCAGGTGGCGGTAGAATCGTTTCAGAACCGTTATCTATGACTTTCTCTATCCCCATAATATTGGGATATTTTTTGAATGCTGTGACTAAATCTTTATGTCCTGGTTCTACTGGTTTATCTCTGACATTATCTAAACCGATAACGACGGGTTTGTATTGCTGTATTTTATTAATTAAAACTGCCATATCGCGATCTGGAATTGGATAGCTAGGGCTATTATTTATATCGGTTTCATTAATCCCTATAATAGTAATTTTATCGTCAGTCAGTTCTAAGGGACGAGAGCGCAAAAATAAATCGAGAATTGACCATTCTAAAGGCTGTAAAAATCCTGTAAGTCTGGTAATAATTGTCAAGCTAATAATAGTTATTCCGGCAATACCTCCAGCCCGAAGAAAAGGAATTTTTGAGGTGAATTTGTTGAGGGTGCGATCGCTCATTTGTCTCAATACTAGCTAGCTAAGGACGGATCAATCGATAAAGCCTTGTTGTCTGGCACAATTTAGGGTGGTGACTCTCAGATTTGTTTGAGAATCTTCATCTGGGTAAACTCCTAGAATATCTTGCACTTTTGTCCAATGGTGACGTACCATGCGAGGGGTGATAAACATTTTTTGAGCGATCGCTCCATCTTGCCAGCCTTGATTAGCTAATTCTAATAGTGTCAGCCATTCTGGTTTGAAGGTAATTGAAAGTTTTAAATCTTTGGTGTGAGTAATTCCTTCTAAAGCGAGTTTGGCTCTGTATAACATTTCTGATTCAGAAATACTTTTATCGGCAATAGTAAAGCCGCCTTCATGTTTTTCTATTTCACTTTTTAAGCGAACTAATGTTTTAACGTTACTGCTTTGCACCATTAAATTCAAATTTGGATAATTCTTCATCAATTGGCTTAAGAGTTTGATTCCCGTTTCCGATTCAGCAGTCATTTTGGATCGCTC encodes the following:
- a CDS encoding response regulator transcription factor; amino-acid sequence: MDRNNIAGEPPTILIVDDHALILEGTVKVIKQQYPEAEIITVKTAEEVLTQLTVIQPNLVIVDLSIPERSKMTAESETGIKLLSQLMKNYPNLNLMVQSSNVKTLVRLKSEIEKHEGGFTIADKSISESEMLYRAKLALEGITHTKDLKLSITFKPEWLTLLELANQGWQDGAIAQKMFITPRMVRHHWTKVQDILGVYPDEDSQTNLRVTTLNCARQQGFID